The Candidatus Palauibacter australiensis DNA window GGCGGAACCCGGCGCCGTGTCGGCCGGCCCGCCGCCCCAGCGGGACTTCGGCCAGTGCGGCCGCAGCCAGCGGGGAATCGCGATCGTCGCGGCCATCCACACGGTCGTCATGATCGAGTCCACGGCCGACGCGCCGCCGAACAACACGCCCTCGCGCATGACGTCGTATCTGAGCGCGACCGCGTTGAAGTTCACGCTGCCGCCCGTGTAGGTGCCCGTGAACATCCCCCCCAGCGGCCCGAACAGGGGACCGATCCGCTCCGGCCCGTCCACGAGGGCCATGCCCGCGATCACGCCGGCCACGGTCCCCAGCGATCCGATGAGGAAGAGCGTGATGATCGGCAGTCCGGCGCGGAGGATGTCGCGCAGGTTGACCTTGAGGAGGAGCCACACGATCGCGAGCGGGGCAACGGTACGGAAAATCGCGTCGTAGGCCGGTACCGGGTTCGTATCGGTCGAGGAGGTCGGAAGCAGACCGAAGTTCGCGATGATCGCGGTGAAGATGATGACCATCAGCGCGGTGCCGCCGTGCCGCAGGAAGCTCCGGCGCACGAGCCATTCCGTCCCGGCGATGACGAGGCACAGGACGGCGACGATGTAGAGCGTCTGCGCGGTCACGGCGGGACCCGGTCAGTCATCAGTCATCGGCATAGAGCGACTCCGCCTTCACGGCGGAGGTCGTGATCCCCTTGATGAAGGCGGAGGAGAAGCCGCGGTGCTCCATCTCGTTGAGACCGGCGATCGTGCAGCCGCGCGGCGTCGTCACGCTGTCGATCTCGCGCTCGGGGTGGCGGCCCTGGTCACGGACGAGGGCCGCGGCGCCGAGCGCGGTCTGGGCCGCCATCCGGAGCGCCTCGTCGGGGTGGAAGCCGATCTCGATGCCGCCCTGGCAGGCGGCGCGCACCGCCCGCAGGAAGAACGCCACGCCGCAGGCGCAGAGGGCCGTGGCGGGGACCATGTGCTCCTCCTCCACGACGAGCGTGGCACCGACGGCCCGGAACAACGCCGCCACCCGGTCGAGCGCCCCGGCGTGGTCGGGCTCCGCCGCGAGACACGTCATCGACTCGCGCAGGGCGACCGCCGTGTTGGGCATGGCGCGAACGATCGCCACGTCGGGGCCCACGTGCCGGCGGATCGCCGCGATCGACGCCCCCGAGACGACGGACACCAGGAGGTGGCGCCCGGCCTCCACGTGCGGGGCGATCTCCATCAGCACCGCGTCGAGGGCCTGTGGCTGGACCGCGACGATCACCGTGTCGCAGGCGGCCACCGCGCCCGGATTGTCGGACGACACCGGGAACCCCCGTCCCGCGAGATCCGCCACCCTCTCCGTGTGGCGGCGCGTGACGTGGACCTCCGCCGGAGCGTGCGAGCCCGCGGCCACGAGCCCCTCGGCGATGGCGCGCCCGATATTCCCCGCGCCGAGGATGGCGACGCTGGCGGACGATGTCGGGTGGCGCATATCGGAGCCTCTTCGCGTGTTTCGCAAGTGTGGTCCGCGCGGGACCGGTTGCGGCCGAGCCTGGCAGCCCGTGACGGCGCGAGGCGCATTGTCGCCCGAGGGCCGCACGACCCGCAAGGCGTTGCCGCCCGAGCGGCGCGGTCGATGTCGCCCGGAGATGTCGCCGGAGATATCGCCGGACCCGGCCGGCCCGGCGACATTGGTGTATCCCCGCAGAAAACGGAGGCCGGAAGATGGATCGTCGGATGGTCGAATACGAAGCGAAGAAGCAGACGCCGCTCGTGGCGTACATTCTCCTCGTGGTGTTCGGCGTCGTGGGCGCCCACAACTTCTATCTCGGACGACGCGGACAGGCGCTGGCCCAGCGGGTCGCCAAAGGTCTGAATCCCGGCAGGAAATCTTCTAACTACTTACAGGGCTGCACGATCTGCGTTTCCTGCCATTGTACTGGATCTTGCTGGAACGAGTTGCCAGAGCGGGAAAATCGGGCGTCAATGGCGGGAGTAGTAGCGCCTGATTTGGACGCCGAATCGAGATCAGCGGGGTGCTCGTTCATGGCTTTGCAATCCACATCGACCTACGAATCCGCACCCGATCCCTCATCCAGCCACCAAGAAGCAATGGGCTCACCCGCAGGCCTCACGCTTTCCCAAGGACGGGGTACGACCGGCTCTGCCACTCACGGCGACGGCACCAGTGCATGCCTCACCGCGTTCGGATCGTGCTTGATAATGCGCAGAAGCGCCGCTGCCGGACCGCTCACGCGGCGTCTCCCCTGCTCCCACTTTCGGTAGCCGGAAAGGCTCATTCCCATCAGGGCCGCCATTTGCGTCTGCGTCAGCTTCGCCTCCATCCGAACCTCGCGGGGCGAGATCGGGGTGTGAACGATGGCGGGACCCTCGCCCTTCTCATGGTCCAAAGCCTCGTTCAACGACTGGATCAGGTCTTCTCCGAACGTGCTCATTTGCTCTGCTTTCCTTGGAGCTTGATGGCGGCCACGAGCGCGGCCACCGCTCGGCGCTCGCTGGGGCTCAAATCGGTCTTGTCGGACTTCGAGTAGGCGAGAAGCGCGTAGATCGGCACTCCTTCGCCCCCGAAGAAATAGATCACGCGGACGCCGCCCCGCTTACCGCGCCCGGAGGCTCCGAATCGCATTTTTCGGACCCCGCCCGTGCCGGGAATCTCGTCGCCCGCCAAGGGATGCTCGGCCAAGTAGTCGATCAGGTTGCGTCTCTCGTCCTCGGTGAACAGCTTGTCGGCCTGACGAGAGAATGTTGGAGTCTCGGCGACGGTCTGCATGGGAACATGGTAACCCAATGGGGTATCCGTGGCAAGCTCGGAAGCCCCGCCCCACACTCCCTCTTCGCCGAGAACGCAGCGGGGCCAATTCCTCCCCGACTCCACGTCGGGCACCGGCTCGGACTGCTGACAGAGCGACTAACCGTCTTCTTCTCCCCCAGCCGGTGGCGGCGACGTCGGCGGATCTTTCGGACTCCTCCTCCTCCCACCGTCCTCTACCAATGGATCAGCTGGCGTCCCAACCCAGAGAGCATCCGGTCGCGAGACCTTGTAATGGCTCACTCTGTTTTGCTCTTCCGCATTCCTCCGTTCGGTCTGTCCTGCCTCGAAACGTCCCTTCGCCCCTTCCAGGTACTCCTCGATAGATTCAACGCACGTCCATCTCCGCTTGAGCCGTTCGCACACAGCTCCGCTCACGCAACTGCCAGCAAAGGGATCCAAGACCGCGTCACCTTCATCGGTCAGCATACGTACAAAAAACTCTGGAAGTTCGTCGGGAAATCGCGCCGGGTGGGGCCTAATCCCTCGCTCTCGGCAGTATCTTAGGTAGTAGCTGTTACTAGCGCTGTTGGCGATAGCAATCAGGTTTGGCGGAATTGCCGCTCCGTTGTCGCGCTCGAACTTCGTGCTGATATCATGTCCTGACGGTCGGCGCTTCGCCCTGTATCCGTTCTTCAACAAGTACTTCATACTGTCGCTGTATGGCACCAACACCCTTCGATTCGTTGCTTTTGGCCAGGGCGTTGGAGCCAACCAGTACACTGAATTAACCGCATCTTTTACGCGAACCCTCCGGATGTTGACCCACTCCGCAGGAGTCGGTAGACGCGACGGATTCCACCAGTAGAACTCTTGGGCGACGTGAAACCCCACGTCCTCGCAGAGCATCACCAACAGCTTGAAATGATACAAGCTGCGCGTTGGTTGTCCCTTCTTCCATGCCCCGCCAATATCTACTACTAGACTGCCCGACTCCTTAAGTAGGCGTTTGAACTCCCTTCCAAACGGCTCAAACCATTCGACGTATCGGTCGGCATCCTCGTTTCCGTAATCCTTCTTCCTCACTAACCCGAACGGCGGACTCGTGACGATCAAGTCGTAACTCTTGTCTGCTAGTGACTTCATATACCGCAGGGAGTCGCCAAGTACCATTCGGCCATGCTTCGTGTGGCAAAACACCCTCGGCTCTTGCTCTAACATTTCATCACGTGTCATGGTCGCTATCCGCTTCCGTGTTCTTGGAATCACCGTCCCGCCCCCTCAACCCCCATCGTCCGCGTCCCAATGCGATCAGGCGATTGGACGGCACGATTTGTAGAGTGGATCGGACTCCCCGCACCGCCCGTATAGCCTTCCGAAGTCTGCCCGTTGAAAGGGGCGCACCTGCTCGTACTAGCGCTTCGACGGCGAGATCTTCGATGTTGCGGCGTTCCTGTTCGGCCGCAGGCGAACCACGAATCGCCCATACAAGTCTGTT harbors:
- a CDS encoding type II toxin-antitoxin system RelE/ParE family toxin, whose amino-acid sequence is MQTVAETPTFSRQADKLFTEDERRNLIDYLAEHPLAGDEIPGTGGVRKMRFGASGRGKRGGVRVIYFFGGEGVPIYALLAYSKSDKTDLSPSERRAVAALVAAIKLQGKQSK
- a CDS encoding site-specific DNA-methyltransferase: MVLGDSLRYMKSLADKSYDLIVTSPPFGLVRKKDYGNEDADRYVEWFEPFGREFKRLLKESGSLVVDIGGAWKKGQPTRSLYHFKLLVMLCEDVGFHVAQEFYWWNPSRLPTPAEWVNIRRVRVKDAVNSVYWLAPTPWPKATNRRVLVPYSDSMKYLLKNGYRAKRRPSGHDISTKFERDNGAAIPPNLIAIANSASNSYYLRYCRERGIRPHPARFPDELPEFFVRMLTDEGDAVLDPFAGSCVSGAVCERLKRRWTCVESIEEYLEGAKGRFEAGQTERRNAEEQNRVSHYKVSRPDALWVGTPADPLVEDGGRRRSPKDPPTSPPPAGGEEDG
- a CDS encoding helix-turn-helix domain-containing protein; this translates as MSTFGEDLIQSLNEALDHEKGEGPAIVHTPISPREVRMEAKLTQTQMAALMGMSLSGYRKWEQGRRRVSGPAAALLRIIKHDPNAVRHALVPSP
- the proC gene encoding pyrroline-5-carboxylate reductase, whose translation is MRHPTSSASVAILGAGNIGRAIAEGLVAAGSHAPAEVHVTRRHTERVADLAGRGFPVSSDNPGAVAACDTVIVAVQPQALDAVLMEIAPHVEAGRHLLVSVVSGASIAAIRRHVGPDVAIVRAMPNTAVALRESMTCLAAEPDHAGALDRVAALFRAVGATLVVEEEHMVPATALCACGVAFFLRAVRAACQGGIEIGFHPDEALRMAAQTALGAAALVRDQGRHPEREIDSVTTPRGCTIAGLNEMEHRGFSSAFIKGITTSAVKAESLYADD
- a CDS encoding DUF819 family protein, whose translation is MTAQTLYIVAVLCLVIAGTEWLVRRSFLRHGGTALMVIIFTAIIANFGLLPTSSTDTNPVPAYDAIFRTVAPLAIVWLLLKVNLRDILRAGLPIITLFLIGSLGTVAGVIAGMALVDGPERIGPLFGPLGGMFTGTYTGGSVNFNAVALRYDVMREGVLFGGASAVDSIMTTVWMAATIAIPRWLRPHWPKSRWGGGPADTAPGSADRAPDLGVDEDTERVHPVDLALVLAIGFGTLWASQRLEAWTAAMGFPIPDILILTVIALILAQFRAITDLAGSRTLGLFSVYLFLCVIGAHCDVRALADIGPLGLALLVFTFTIIVVHGFITFGAARLLRLDVDIAAVASQANVGGGTSALALARSLGRGDLVLPAVLIGSLGNAVGTFLGLWVARVLPSLLG